The Prionailurus bengalensis isolate Pbe53 chromosome A3, Fcat_Pben_1.1_paternal_pri, whole genome shotgun sequence genome includes a window with the following:
- the APCDD1L gene encoding protein APCDD1-like — protein MSVCFAAHTAEATGTGGDSHLHWEPRCQRPLPNRAPVTALLPPRLDGPWVSTGCEVRPGPEFLTRSYTFYPNRLFRGYQFYYRDPFCREPAHSLLIKGKVRLRRASWVTRGATEADYQLHKVGIVFHSRRALLDVTRSLNQTWAGQDCAQRLPPARAWLPGALYELLSARAKRDCTEALGFTMHELSLVRTQRRVQLQPRAGPRLVDELFLGDVHTDPVERRHYRPTGYQRPLQSALHHARPCPACSLIAGSNEHRPPVLPPQVALPLRLGGRWVSPGCEVRPAVLFLTRLFTFHGHNRSWEGYYHHFSDPACRQPTFTVYAAGRYTRGTPSNKVLGGTELAFQVTRARVTPMDQVTTAMLNFSEPSSCGGPGAWSLGTERDVTATNGCLPLGIRLPHVEYELFKMELDPLGQSLLFIGQRPTDGSSPDSPEKRPTSYQAPLVLCDGLSGPLLQKPDLRGGGPCPRGAPLPALPLALGLALLEWL, from the exons ATGTCCGTCTGCTTTGCAGCCCACACGGCAGAGGCGACTGGGACGGGAGGGGACAGCCATCTACACTGGGAGCCTCGCTGCCAGCGGCCCCTGCCCAACAGAGCACCCGTCACGGCACTGCTGCCCCCACGCCTCGATGGGCCCTGGGTCTCCACTGG CTGCGAGGTGCGCCCGGGACCCGAGTTCCTCACCCGTTCCTACACCTTCTACCCCAACCGTCTCTTCCGAGGCTACCAGTTCTACTACAGGGACCCCTTCTGCCGGGAGCCCGCCCACTCCTTGCTCATCAAGGGCAAGGTCCGCCTGCGCCGGGCCTCCTGGGTCACCCGGGGTGCCACCGAGGCTGACTACCAGCTACACAAGGTGGGCATCGTCTTTCACAGCCGCCGTGCGCTGCTCGACGTCACCAGGAGCCTCAACCAGACCTGGGCGGGCCAGGACTGTGCCCAGCGGCTGCCCCCGGCCCGGGCCTGGCTGCCCGGGGCACTGTATGAGCTGCTGAGTGCCCGGGCCAAGCGGGACTGCACGGAGGCGCTGGGCTTCACCATGCACGAGCTCAGCCTGGTCCGCACGCAGCGCCGCGTGCAGCTGCAGCCCCGGGCTGGGCCCCGGCTGGTGGACGAGCTATTCCTGGGGGACGTCCACACCGACCCAGTGGAAAGGAGGCACTACCGGCCCACGGGCTACCAGCGCCCGCTTCAGAGCGCCCTG CACCACGCTCGCCCCTGCCCCGCGTGCAGCCTCATCGCCGGCTCCAACGAGCACCGCCCGCCCGTGCTGCCCCCCCAGGTGGCCCTGCCCCTGCGCCTGGGCGGCCGCTGGGTCAGCCCCGGCTGCGAGGTGCGCCCCGCTGTGCTGTTCCTCACCAGGCTCTTCACCTTCCACGGGCACAACCGCTCCTGGGAAGGGTATTACCACCATTTCTCGGACCCCGCCTGCCGTCAGCCCACCTTCACCGTCTACGCAGCCGGCCGTTACACCAGGGGCACGCCGTCCAACAAGGTCCTCGGGGGCACCGAGCTGGCGTTTCAGGTCACGCGGGCCCGGGTGACTCCCATGGACCAGGTCACCACGGCCATGCTCAACTTCTCCGAGCCGAGCAGCTGCGGGGGCCCGGGGGCCTGGTCCTTGGGGACCGAGCGGGACGTCACAGCCACCAACGGGTGCCTGCCGCTGGGCATCAGGCTCCCCCACGTGGAGTACGAGCTTTTCAAGATGGAGCTAGACCCCCTGGGGCAAAGCCTGCTCTTCATTGGACAAAGGCCCACGGACGGGTCGAGTCCCGACTCCCCGGAGAAGCGCCCCACGTCctaccaggcgcccctggtgctCTGCGACGGGCTGTCCGGGCCCCTGCTGCAGAAGCCCGACCTCAGGGGCGGGGGGCCATGTCCCCGAGGGGCCCCTCTCCCCGCCCTGCCCCTTGCTCTAGGGCTGGCCCTCCTCGAGTGGCTATGA